In the genome of Amaranthus tricolor cultivar Red isolate AtriRed21 chromosome 15, ASM2621246v1, whole genome shotgun sequence, one region contains:
- the LOC130801046 gene encoding uncharacterized protein LOC130801046: MAYQDVHDNDPTTSRVESQHFSFKYYLGSGNSSFDTLFKRAHAQITNQQSKIRQALEESKNSISRTSRLNFLRPLYRHVSIFALELLMMEHNRMLTLGSCLLEKCGCVIQKTHGLPCACYCYLSIRSNGALYLDDIHPFWKTLKYLDAEEDANEEVRHANADDKEYFQSLVDEVLKSDPSVLRRVSQVLEHELHPDGDDIPEPEASPPRKGRPMTSRTLRRNKSAFEYSRSSSRGRGSRSSSRGRSSGRSSSRSHQSSVGINFSFNLSDGAAGRDFSLFPWPDHIPFILPPYLFDWIDVIGDGNCGFRAIAATELGGEEAWPLLRRAMSLEMETHREQYARLYLSADSVEEAIFRVGAHNKGPAPYDHWLEATTLYSAATFLNIAIAYYGSADGHAMYNCLVLLLRRTGGMHGKDNIAIGYHFGVECATYNDNSIITPPETR, translated from the exons ATGGCATACCAAGACGTGCATGATAACGAtccg actaccagtagagttgaaagTCAACACTTTTCCTTCAAGTACTActtgggtagcggtaatagctcattcgatacgctgtttaaaagggcgcacgcacaaattacgaatcaacaatcaaaaataagacAAGCTCTTGAGGAATCTAAGAATTCCATTTCAAGAACGTCGCGACTAAATTTTCTACgaccgttgtatcgtcatgtttctatatttgccttggaactattgatgatggagcacaacCGGATGCTAACCCTGGGCAGTTGTCTTTTAGAAAAATGCGgttgtgtcattcaaaaaacccacggattaccatgcgcgtgttactgttacttgtcTATCAGGTCTaatggtgctttgtacttggacgatatacatccgttttggaaaacgttaaagtaTTTAGATGCAGAAGAAGACGCGAACGAAgaagtacggcacgcaaacgccgatgataaagagtactttcaatcgttggtggatgaagttttaaaatccGACCCCTCAGTACTACGACGCgtctctcaggtacttgaacatgaGCTGCACCCCGATGGTGACGACATACCTGAGCCCGaagcaagtccaccgaggaaaggaagaccaatgacaagcagaaccttgaggagaaacaaaagtgcgttTGAGTACAGTAGATCGTCCTCAAGGGGTCGCGGATCAAGATCATCATCACGCGGGAGATCCAGTGGTAGATCAAGCAGCCGGTCGCATCAatcgtcagttggaattaacttcagtttcaacttatcag ATGGTGcagcaggtcgtgatttttcactttttccgtgGCCAGATCACATTCCATTTATTCTTCCGCCATatctgtttgattggattgatgttataggtgacggtaattgtggatttagagctattgccgccacagagttagggggtgaggaagcatggcctctgttacgacgtgcaatgagtttggaaatggaaacGCATAGAGAACAATATGCACGCTTATATTTATCAGCAGATTCGGTGGAGGAAGCTATATTCAGAGTTGGTGCCCACAATAAAGGACCTGCTCCGTACGATCACTGGTTGGAAGCGACAACACTGTATTCTGCAGCAACATTTTTAAACATAGCAATTGCGTATTATGGCTCTGCGGATGGTCATGCAATGTACAATTGTTTAGTGCTTCTTTTAAGAAGAACAGGGGGAATGCATGGC AAAGACAATATCGCAATAGGATATCACTTTGGAGTAGAATGTGCAACATACAACGACAACAGCATAATAACACCGCCGGAGACGCGGTGA
- the LOC130800686 gene encoding hydroxyacylglutathione hydrolase cytoplasmic: protein MKILHIPCLEDNYSYLIIDEQTKEAAVVDPVEPEKVLDVAKLNGADVKLVFTTHHHWDHAGGNEKIKTLVPGIKVFGGSIDNVKGCTDKMDNGDKISLGAETNVLCLHTPCHTKGHISYYVTGKEDESPAVFTGDTMFIAGCGKFFEGTAEQMYQSLCVTLSSLPKPTRVYCGHEYTVKNLQFALTVEPENAKIAEKLLWAQNQRKSGSPTIPSTIAEELETNPFMRVDLPEIQEKVGSNSAVEALREIRKLKDNWRG, encoded by the exons atgaaaatccTTCATATTCCTTGTTTGGAAGACAATTACTCCTATTT gatAATTGATGAACAGACGAAGGAAGCAGCTGTTGTTGACCCTGTTGAGCCTGAGAAAGTTCTAGATGTTGCTAAACTAAATGGTGCTGATGTCAAACTTGTTTTCACTACTCATCATCACtg GGATCATGCTGGTGGAAATGAGAAAATTAAAACACTAGTTCCTGGAATCAAGGTTTTTGGTGGTTCAATTGACAATGTGAAAGGGTGTACAGATAAAATGGATAATGGTGATAAGATCTCACTTGGAGCTGAAACTAATGTATTGTGTCTTCATACACCATG CCATACCAAAGGTCATATAAGTTACTATGTAACTGGAAAAGAAGACGAGAGCCCTGCTGTTTTCACTGGAGATACTATG TTCATTGCTGGCTGCGGAAAATTTTTTGAAGGTACAGCGGAGCAGATGTATCAGTCACTTTGTGTGACTTTGAGTTCTTTGCCAAAGCCAACTAGAGTTTATTGTGGTCATGAG TACACTGTGAAGAACCTCCAGTTTGCTCTAACAGTTGAACCCGAAAATGCAAAGATAGCGGAAAAATTGTTATGGGCTCAGAATCAGCGAAAATCGGGCTCACCCACTATCCCATCAACTATAGCAGAAGAGCTAGAAACTAATCCATTCATGAGGGTTGACCTTCCTGAGATTCAG
- the LOC130801047 gene encoding protein MAIN-LIKE 1-like: MLHDVQRILGIGIDGSLPVQPSDNEWQLGLAGLFGMPLSELRAKGHFTSGSINVGALLQLCHRSQSMDTQRTAYYMAIVGSTLLVDKTRVGMRPHPVVTVTADEADIAWGAVTLAHMYRQLGMATRTGCKTIAGCLTLLQTWIYEYFPAFRPHPRQADMPNKTRAEMWSPPKPIRELSRLIDCRSILDAMTEAQVEWTPYLTYDRSLLNEHPRTSYIGGITCFDIVEVYLPERTVRQLGFAQEIPPAPLRPTQALRPAQGSYSVTFASSCMFTEMWSRFPYCARVVEQAQRRASVPSEAAPDYVDWFRVSSHCFLIPGEGPAAAFGAADNRVEYFAAEFPTRLAPLLRMPAIAQMTPRERDAADMYLEDLRELFSEWQECRGRSPL; the protein is encoded by the exons atgttgcacgacgtgcaacgtaTCTTGGGaattggcattgacggttcacttcccgTGCAACCGTCTGATAATGAATGGCAGCTTGGCCTGGCCGGCCTTTTTGGTATGCCATTGTCGGAGCTGCGTGCGAAGGGGCACTTCACAAGCGGCAGCATTAATGTTGGTGcactgttgcagctatgccaccgttctcagtctaTGGATACTCAACGTAccgcctactacatggctatagtaggttccacgttgctcgtggataagactagagtcgggatgcgTCCTCACCCTGTTGTTACTGTTACCGCTGATGAGGCTGATattgcttggggtgcagtgacgcttgctcacatgtatcgccaactgggtatggcgacaaggactgggtgcaagactattgctggttgcctgacactgttgcagacatggatttacgagtacttcccagCTTTCCGCCCCCATCCGCGTCAAGCTGACATGCCGAACAAGACAAGGGCAGAGATGTGGTCCCCGCCGAAGCCAATCCGCGAGCTGAGCAGACTGATAGACTGTAGGAGCATACTGGATGCCATGACAGAGgcacag GTGGAGTGGACTCCGTACTTGACTTATGATAGGTCtttattgaacgagcacccacgTACCTCGTATATCGGTGGTATCACCTGTTTCGATATCGTGGAGGTCtatttgcctgagaggacagtgAGGCAGCTCGGTTTTGCACAGGAGATTCCCCCGGCTCCGctgagacctacccaagctcTGCGACCAGCACAGGGCTCCTACTCAGTTACATTCGCTTCTTCCTGTATGTTTACggagatgtggagtaggttcccttaCTGTGCCCGCGTAGTGGAGCAGGCACAGCGTCGCGCatcggttccatcagaggctgcccCGGATTACGTggactggtttagagtgtcttccCACTGTTTTCTCATCCCAGGTGAAGGACCTGCTGCTGCGTTTGGTGCTGCTGATAACAGAGTCGAATAT TTTGCTGCTGAATTTCCAACTCGACTTGCACCATTGCTCAGGATGCCAGCTATTGCTCAAATGACGCCTCGGGAAAGAGATGCTGCTGATATGTATTTAGAGGATCTTAGAGAGTTGTTTTCCGAATGGCAAGAGTGTAGAGGGCGCAGCCCCTTATAG
- the LOC130801048 gene encoding uncharacterized protein LOC130801048: MAGNQGKGKGFFRGLLSGNRSRPTLLRGDPHERGVTGSARRARQEQAAIHSQAQRSSTLEQVRSRFERQSSLHSHTVGSGDDDTDYDESLSREESLGQDESACHPVDWTIVRGHAVKFKSRGQGSSGTSNQAGVSQAEDAAPRGRRRSQSADTDWLITSAQPGGPTSGHV, encoded by the exons atggctggaaatcaaggtaaaggaaaagggttttttagaggtttattaagcggcaatagatctaggcctactttactgagaggtgatccccatgagaggggggttacgggatctgcaaggcgagcaaggcaagaacaagcggccatacatagtcaggcccaacgttcaagtaccctagagcaagtgcgtagtcgctttgagcgccaaagtagcctacatagtcatacggtcggctcaggtgacgatgatactgattacgacgagtctcttagtcgggaagagtctcttggtcaggatgagtctgcatgtcatcctgttgattggacgATCGTAAGAGGCCATGCTGTTAAGTTCAAGAGTAGAGGGCAGGGCTCGAGTGGCACTTCTAATCAGGCAGGAGTAAGCCAGgctgaggatgcggctccacgggggaggaggcgATCGCAGTCCGCGGACACGGACTGGTTAATCACATCagcccagcccgggggccct Acttcaggacatgtctga